The following are from one region of the Streptomyces fradiae genome:
- a CDS encoding carbohydrate ABC transporter permease: MSQTLEAPELAPAERKSAGTPAARAARRKAVLRWIAVHALGIAAALFFVLPFVFVLLTSLMSDQQTLTRDLVPATWEWDNYTAVLDTPGFLTWWRNTLLYAGLGTVLTVVSSVPVAYALAKFRFRGSRLALMLVISMMMLPPQVVVIPMYLFWAKQLDLSGTLWPLIIPMAFGDAFSIFLLRQFLLTIPNEYLDAARVDGCGELRTLLRIVLPMAKPGIAAVALFQFFAAWNDYFGPQIYASENPAAWTLSYGLESFKGAHHTDWNLTMAATVLVMAPVILVFFFAQKAFVEGVTLTGVKG; the protein is encoded by the coding sequence ATGAGCCAGACCCTCGAAGCACCCGAACTCGCGCCCGCCGAGCGGAAGTCCGCCGGCACCCCGGCCGCCCGCGCCGCCCGCCGCAAGGCGGTCCTGCGCTGGATCGCCGTCCACGCGCTCGGCATCGCCGCCGCGCTGTTCTTCGTCCTCCCCTTCGTCTTCGTGCTGCTCACCTCGCTGATGAGCGACCAGCAGACGCTCACCCGCGACCTCGTCCCCGCCACCTGGGAGTGGGACAACTACACGGCGGTGCTCGACACCCCGGGCTTCCTCACCTGGTGGCGCAACACCCTGCTGTACGCGGGCCTCGGCACCGTCCTCACCGTGGTGTCGTCGGTCCCGGTCGCGTACGCCCTCGCCAAGTTCCGCTTCCGCGGCAGCCGGCTGGCGCTCATGCTGGTCATCTCGATGATGATGCTGCCGCCGCAGGTCGTCGTCATCCCGATGTACCTGTTCTGGGCGAAGCAGCTGGACCTGTCCGGCACGCTGTGGCCGCTGATCATCCCGATGGCCTTCGGCGACGCCTTCTCCATCTTCCTGCTGCGCCAGTTCCTGCTGACCATCCCGAACGAATACCTCGACGCCGCCCGCGTCGACGGCTGCGGCGAACTGCGCACCCTGCTGCGGATCGTGCTGCCGATGGCGAAGCCCGGCATCGCCGCCGTCGCGCTCTTCCAGTTCTTCGCTGCCTGGAACGACTACTTCGGGCCGCAGATCTACGCCTCCGAGAACCCGGCCGCCTGGACCCTGAGCTACGGCCTGGAGTCCTTCAAGGGCGCGCACCACACCGACTGGAATCTGACCATGGCCGCGACCGTCCTGGTCATGGCCCCCGTGATCCTCGTCTTCTTCTTCGCCCAGAAGGCATTCGTCGAGGGCGTCACACTGACCGGAGTGAAGGGCTGA